A stretch of DNA from Papaver somniferum cultivar HN1 unplaced genomic scaffold, ASM357369v1 unplaced-scaffold_79, whole genome shotgun sequence:
TTCCAGCTCTTTTACAGATTTCTTCAAGTCACCTTTGGGGTTATTATCCGTCAGACACTCAGCCATTTCACTTTCCCTGCAGTTTAACGTGAGAGACGATGTAATAATAGAAAATTTCAGGACCAATATATATGAAAAAAGAAAACTTCAGGAGTTTTTCCTTCCATTTTAACACTTCAGTCTGAATCTTGCCGGTCTAAAAAGCAAGTGTGTGATCGGCCTAATCTGTTTGGTAATATAGACATACAAAATTATGCTTCTGAGTACCATGCAACTGAAATAGTAAGCTGCCACAAACGTATAGAAGAAGGCCGCGGAGAGACCACATGTGAGATAACAGGGAAATGAGCAAGTACAGTTTTATATTGTTCTGTCTTATCACTATCTAGCTTAAAGAACCCACAAGAAACAGGAAAACCTACCTTGTGCCATTTTTTGTCACCTGCGCTAATAGGAGCAGGTCTAAGCCACCTAACACGCAATACTTCGTCTGTGCTATTTGTTTTCTTCCAATAACAACTTTCTATTCCAATAaaaaaagtgaagtgaaatggtcccgtGTCACTTGTTAACAAAacaagtaaagtgaagtggtccacatgatacttgtcatcaaaagaaattaaaaaaaaaagtggtcCCACAAAATTAAAATAACTTTTGACTTTCCAATTAGAAAAACagtttatttttttgaaacatttatttatataaaCCTGTCAATTAAAATGGAACAGAGTGAGTATTTGAAGTTTTGATTTTGGATAAAGGAAATTGCATAAATGAACCTTGCATAATTTGGTCTAACTATCACCCGATTAAGCCGTTAGTCAATTACGTACTTGGTCAAAACGTTAATAGAATTAACGTCAGTTATGTTAATAAAACTCGATATCCAGTCCGTTTCGTCGTCTCTCTCTTCCGCTCTTCGTTCATTACGTTTTGTCATTCTGCCCGCTTCAATCAAAACCAGTGGTGGTCGGATTCAGCCAGTCGCAGTAGTAGAACAACGGTACTTTCATTCACCTTACAGGTACTTGACATGTCTCTCAACTTCATTTAGTAATTATACCCAATTCTATGACATGGTTTTCATCACTGCCTCAGATTCGTCATTTACTGAATCACTCTTGTTCTTGATTGTGGGATAACTAAATGCCATCTACAGTAAATtgttttttttgatgtttaattataattatcgTTCATTTTAATTTGTTCAATTTCTGTTGATACCCATCAATTATCCAATATCTTGCTTCTGCACGCCACTTGTTTGTGATATTGCCTCTACTAGATTTTGTAGGACTAATAATTTTTCTGCAGTGGAATAGGGGACATCTCCGAACCACGGCTATGAAGTCTTACATCTGGTTACGAACTTTTGATGGTTCAATCGAGCAAGTAGAAGAAGAGGTTGCCATGGTTATCCCGATGGTTTGCAGAGAAGTGTTCCAAAATAGCACTGGATCATCAAAGAAGACTGCTATTCCACTTCCGGAACGAGTCACTAATACAGATATATTAAGCTTAGTACTCGATTATTGTAGGTTTCACCAAGTGCTGGGTCGCTCTGATAGGGAGCGCAGATCTTTTGATGAGAAGTTCATCAGAATTGATCAAGAAAGGTTATGTGACTTAGCTGCTGCTGCTCACAGTTTAAAACTGAAACCTTTGGTTGATCTCACCTGCAAAGCACTTGCTCGGATGATTGAAGGGAAAACAACTGAGGAAATTCGCGAGACATTTCACATACCTGATGATCTCACAGAGGAGGAGAAGTTGGAGCCTATAAGAAACATGCCTGATGATTCGCGAATCAGGCTGCTCAATCGACTTTAT
This window harbors:
- the LOC113344562 gene encoding SKP1-like protein 21; protein product: MKSYIWLRTFDGSIEQVEEEVAMVIPMVCREVFQNSTGSSKKTAIPLPERVTNTDILSLVLDYCRFHQVLGRSDRERRSFDEKFIRIDQERLCDLAAAAHSLKLKPLVDLTCKALARMIEGKTTEEIRETFHIPDDLTEEEKLEPIRNMPDDSRIRLLNRLYAKKRKELKEKEKQKAAEVEQEQVDVECSVDDLLSFINDDSKVVKAPKHKKKNRKRKDKLKDSCDKDKKELPCAVLKGEVSTGSSSQISEVHGLADDFEDNELDPAMKEEIDREVEEFARRLNLDWKEIH